A genomic segment from Panthera tigris isolate Pti1 chromosome A1, P.tigris_Pti1_mat1.1, whole genome shotgun sequence encodes:
- the BASP1 gene encoding brain acid soluble protein 1, whose product MGGKLSKKKKGYNVNDEKAKDKDKKAEGAGTEEEGTPKENEAQAAAETTEVKEGKEEKPDKDGQDAAGKPEDKEGDKDTAAAKEDAPKAEPEQTEAAAEGKPEPPKAAEPESAAAAAAGDAPKAAEPEAPAEAKADDKGKEAGEPTKTEAPAAPAAQETKSDGAPASDSKPSSTEAAPSSKESPAATEAPSSTAKAQAPAAPADEVKAAEAPASSEQTVAVKE is encoded by the coding sequence ATGGGAGGCAAGCTGAGCAAGAAGAAGAAGGGGTACAATGTGAATGATGAGAAGGCCAAGGACAAAGACAAGAAGGCCGAGGGTGCAGGCACCGAAGAGGAGGGAACCCCGAAGGAGAACGAGGCCCAGGCGGCCGCCGAGACCACAGAGGTGAAGGAGGGCAAGGAGGAGAAGCCGGACAAGGATGGCCAGGACGCGGCCGGCAAGCCCGAAGACAAGGAAGGCGACAAAGACACGGCCGCGGCCAAGGAAGACGCCCCGAAGGCGGAGCCCGAGCAGACGGAGGCGGCGGCCGAGGGCAAGCCCGAGCCCCCGAAGGCCGCCGAGCCCGAGTCCGCGGCCGCGGCCGCGGCCGGCGACGCCCCCAAGGCCGCGGAGCCCGAGGCGCCCGCGGAGGCCAAGGCCGACGACAAGGGCAAGGAGGCCGGGGAACCCACCAAGACTGAGGCTCCCGCAGCTCCTGCCGCGCAGGAGACGAAAAGTGACGGGGCCCCGGCTTCAGACTCAAAACCCAGCAGCACCGAGGCTGCGCCGTCGTCCAAGGAGAGCCCCGCAGCCACGGAAGCACCCAGTTCCACGGCCAAGGCCCAGGCCCCCGCAGCCCCCGCGGACGAGGTCAAGGCGGCCGAGGCGCCCGCCAGCTCCGAGCAAACCGTAGCAGTCAAGGAGTAA